The sequence below is a genomic window from Brooklawnia cerclae.
CGCCGCTCGCGGGCTCGTCGCTCGCGGTGAGCCGCAGCACCCCGGCGCCCTCGCGCTCCGCCACGACGTCGGTGAGTCGTCCGTCCGCCCAGTGCAAGGCGGCGCCGTCGTCGGCTGCGTAGCCCGCGTCGAGTTCGCCCGAGGCGATGGCACCGGTGTAGACCGCGTGCCGTTCCGGTTCCCCGTTCCAGTGCGGGCAGAACGAGCCCGGCAGCATGCCCAGACCGTGGGGCCAGGGCCGGTAGTCGCCGAAGGAGTCGGTCACGCAACCGGTGTACCAGCACGCCCCGCCCGCCGACAGCCCCGCGAGGACGAGGTCGCGCCCGGAAGCGGCCATGCGTCCGAGCATCTGGTCGACGCGGTGCGCCTTCCACAGGGCGAGCAGGTTCACGGTGTGGCCCCCGCCGACGACCACCAGGTCGGCCTGCTCCAGCCGGGCCACCGATGCGCCGGCGTCGGTCCACAAAGTGAGCACCATCGTCCGGACGCCGAGCGTGCCGTACGCGGTGAGGAACTTCCGTACATAGGTGGGGTCATCCGCCGAGGCCGTCGGGGCGAAGCACACGAGTGGACTGCGCCGTCCGGTGAGCTCGACGAGGTATCGGTCCAGGTTGGTGGGTGCGCCGTCGGGCGCCATGGAGAACCCGCCACCGCCCATGGTCACGATGTGCGTCGTCATGAGTTCATCATCCCACGCCGCCTATGCTGGGCGGGTGAGTCGTTCCACCACCATCGGCGTGATCGGTGGCGGCCAGTTGGCGCGCATGATGTACGCCCCTGCGATCGCCCTCGATGTGAACCTGCGACTGCTGGCGGAGGGGCCGGACGTCGGCGCCGCACGTGTCTTCAAGGACGTCACGGTCGGCGACTACACCGATGAGGCCATCGTGCGCGAGTTCGCGGCGGGCTGTGACGTCATCACCTTCGACCATGAGCATGTGCCGACGAGGATCCTGCGGGGTCTCGTGGACGAGGGCCTGCTCGTCCGCCCGGGGCCCGAGGCACTGGAACACGCCCAGGACAAGCTGCTGATGCGCGAGCGTCTCACCCGCACACTCGACGCGCCCGCCCCGGCATGGCGGCGGTGCCCCGACGAGGCCGCCCTGCGTGCCTTCGGTGACGAGGTGGGCTGGCCGATCATCGCGAAGGCCAGTCGCGGCGGCTACGACGGCCACGGCGTCTGGAAGCTCGACGGCCCCCAGGACGCCGCGAAACCCTTCGCCGAATCGCTCGACGCGTCCGCGGGTGAGACGGTGCAGATCATCGGTGAGGAGTTCGTCGACTTCGCCCGCGAACTGTCGGTCATCGTCGTCCGCTCCCCGTCGGGCCAGGCCGTCGCCTACCCGGTCAGCGAGACCGTGCAGCGCGACGGGGTGTGCCGCGAGACGATCACCCCCGCCCCCGGGCTGCCGGACGAGCAGGCCGCTGCGATCACCAAACTCGGCCTCGACATCGCCGACGACCTGCGGGTGGTCGGCGTCCTGGCCGTTGAGCTCATGCAGCGCACAGACGGCTCGGTGGTGGTCAACGAGCTGGCGATGCGTCCCCACAACACCGGCCACTGGACGATCGACGGCGCCCGGACGAGTCAGTTCGAGAACCATCTGCGCGCTGTGCTCGACCTACCGCTGGGCGACCCGCGCCTGCGCGACGACTGGTGTGTCATGGTCAACGTGCTCGGCGGCACGGTCACCGACCTCACCAGCGAATTGCTGCACTGCTTCGCACGCGACCCCCGGCTGCGCGTCGAGTTCTACGGCAAGGGCGTGCGTCCGGGACGCAAGGTCGGTCACGTGGTGACCTACGGGGAGAATCTGGACGATGTGCTCGGGCGTGCCCGGCACGCCGCGCGCTACTTGATGGGTGAGATCAGGGAGGGACAGTCATGACCAGGCCGCCACTGGTGGGGATCGTCATGGGATCGGACTCGGACTGGCCGACGATGGAGCCGGCCGGGACGGCCCTGCTGGAGTTCGGCATCGGGTACGAGGCCGACGTGGTGTCGGCGCACCGGATGCCCGAGGAGATGGTCACCTACGGCCGGCAGGCCCACCACCGTGGTCTGCGTGTGATCATCGCGGGCGCCGGGGGAGCCGCCCATCTGCCCGGCATGCTGGCCGCGCTCACCCCACTGCCGGTCATCGGCGTGCCCGTGCCGCTCAAGCACCTGGACGGCATGGACTCGCTGTTGTCCATCGTCCAGATGCCCGGCGGGGTGCCGGTGGCGACGGTGGGCGTCGGCAACGCGCGCAACGCCGGTCTGCTGGCGGTTCGCATCCTGGCCAGCGGCGATCAGCGGCTGACCGAGCGCATGATCGCATTCCAGTCCGAACTGCGTGACCAGGCTCTGGCGAAGGGCGAGCGGGTCCGCCAGAACTCGCCGGGGCACGTGTAGCCGCATACGTCCGCGCCGCGGCCGGTTCAGGCGGGCCGCGTGAAGCCCACCCGGCAGCTTGGCCGGCGATGCCGTCAGGTCTCAGGGAACGCTCGGGGTCGTCCGGGGGCATGCCCGGTTCGTCCGGCCGATTCCTTGGGATGCCCGGCCGGGCGGGGTTGGCTTGCCTTCTCGGACGAGGGAGGAAGCCGTGAAGGAGATCATCAAGTACGTGCTCGGCATCGCGATCGTGATCCTGGTCTTCCGGGTCGGTGCGGCGATCCTGGGCGGGCTGTCGGGGAATCTGCTCGGCATCGTGGCCGTCGCGGTACTCGCCTGGCTCGTCATCCGCTCGGCACGAGTCCGGCACCGGTGACACACAGGCCGGGCGCCGTGTCGGTCACCCGGCGTGACGTCCCGCGGGGAGGGCGACGACAGCCTGGACGCAGGCGAGGGCTCCCACGACGATGAGTACCGCGTCCCACCCGTCCGATTGCCCCAGCCAGCCCGCGACGGTCGGGCCGGCAGCCGCCATGAGATAGCCCAGGGACTGGGCCATCCCCGCGAGGCGGGCCGTCTGCCGAGGCCCCTGCGAGCGCAGTCCGGGCAGTGCGAGCGCCACGACGATGGCCGATCCCTGGCTCAATCCCGTGATCACGATCCACAAGCCGAGCAACTGCGGCCGGGCGAGCAGACCGGCGACGCCGATGACCATGGCGATGCCGGTCACCGCGGCCGGCACACGATGGTCGGTGGTCTGCTGCATCCAGCGCGACACCACCAGCCCGGCGAGCACACCGACCGCCTGGAAGACGAGTAGATGTGCTCCCGCTCCGGCGTCGGAGACCCCGAGGTTGCGCTCGATGGTCGGCAGCCATGCGAGGAGCATGTAGAAGGTCGTCGACTGGAGCCCCATGAAAACCGCGACCGCCCAGGCGTCGGGGGAGCGCAGCAGATGTGCCCAGGCGGCTCGTCCGCCGCGTGAGCCGTCGTCCCGAGTCACGGTGAGAGGGGTTTCACCGAGGCGGCGCGACCGGCCGATCCAGACGGCGAGTGCCACGACCACCAGCGGAAGCGCAGCGGCGAGAGCGGGACGCCATCGCTGTCCGAGCGCGTCGCTCAGTGGGACGGCGATCCCGGAGGCCACCCCCGCCAGCCCCGTCATGACGGCGGAGTACACACCGGTCAGCCACGACATGGACGCCGAGTAGTCGCGCTTGATGAGGGCTGGGACGAGCACGTTGCCGAACGCGATGGACGCCCCGATGAGCACCGTGCCGGTGTACAGGGACCCGACTCCCGGGGCCGAGCGGAGCAGGATGCCGACGGCCAGCGTCGAGAGGAAGACCGTGAACGTGCGCCCCATTCCCCAACGCCCGGACACCCAGCCGGCCAACGGCGACACGGTGGCGAACGCGAGGAGCGGCAGCGTCGTCAACAGACCCAGCGCCGGTGCGCTCAACCCGAGCTGCGCGCCGATCCGCGGTACGAGCGGGCTCACCCCCGACAGCGGGGTGCGCAGGCAGGCTGCCACCAGGAGCACGGGGACGAGGCCGCCGGTGACGGCCCCGCCCTGTCCTGGGGCGGAGCCGTCACCCGTGGTGCGGCTCTCGCCGGTGGTGTCTGCGGGCATGCGCGGGCGCTCCTTTCGCGCGGGGAGACCTCAGGAGGCTAGCACCCCCGCTGGGAGCGGTGCCGCGGTCAGCCCTGCCGGGCCTTGAAACGCGGGTTGAGCTTGTTGATCACGTAAACCCGCCCGCGTCGCCGCACCACCTTGGAGCCGGGCTGCTGCTTGAGCGATCTCAACGACGAACGGACCTTCATCACGCCTCCAATTGATAATAGTTATCGATTGGAGTATAGGCCTCAATCCGTCAGGGCCAAGGCCTGCTTGTAGGTCAAGCGGCCCTGGGTCTGCAGGAGCGCCCGCCGGTAGATGCGCTCGCCCAGCAGGACGGTGAGCACCGAGAAGGCGACGTTGATCAGCAGCGCGACGACGGGCTCCCACCAGGCCACCGTGCCCTGGACGAGACGCACCGGCATGAGGACGCTGGAGGCGATCGGGACGAAGCTCAGCACCACCTGTGCCGTGCCGCTCGCCAGGAAGCCCGCCATGTACACGACCATGAGCACCCAGATCAGGGGCTGGCTGGTCTGCTGGAGGTCTTCCGAGCGCGTGCCCATCGCACCGGCCGCGGCCCATACGCAGGCCAGCGCCAGGAAGCCGGCGAGGAAGAACAGCAGGAACCACCCGATCGCGCTGGAGAAGCTCGGCAGCATGTCCTTGAACGGGGTGAACCCGATGCCGATGAGTGCCGTGCCCAGCATGAGCACCATCTGCCCGAACGACAGCAGCGTGTTTCCGATCACCTTGCCGGCCAGCAACTGGCGCACGGGTATCACCGACACGAGGATCTCGACGATGCGGGACTGCTTCTCCTCGATCACCGATTGGGCGATCTGCATGCCGTAGGTCATGGACGACATCAGGAACAGCACGGCGAAGGCGAGTCCGGCGATGTAGCCGATCACCCCCTGGGCCGCGTCCCCACCCAGGGTCTCGGAGTCGAAACCCATCGCCTGAGCCACATCGCCGGGCGAGGCGCCCGCCTCCTGCGCGAGCGCGGCGATCGTCTGGCTCGAGAGCACCTGGCTGAAGTACTGCTCGAAGGTGGCGTCCGGGCTGGAGTCGTAGGTGAGTTGCCAGCGGCCGTCCACCTGATCGACGAACACATCGGCGTCGCCGTCGCGGACCAGGCTCTCGGCGGCATCGGCGGTGTCGACCGTCGTCAGGTCGACGCTGTAGCGGTCGTCGGCGGCGTGGGCGGCGTCCCCCACGGCCGCGGCCATGGCGGCCGACTCGGGGGAGGTGACCACGACGTTCATCGTCTCGGGACGCGAGCTGAAGAAGACGCTGGCCGCCACGGCGAGGACGATCATCGCGAGGGTGGCGAACGTGCCGATGACGAATGCGCGATCGGTCAGCTTGACCATGACCTCGCGGATGGTCACCGTGAGCCACGGGGGCTGACGTTCCTGGTCGGGGGCCGTCCTCGTGGGTGCGTTGCTGGTCATGCTGTCACCTCTCGATAGATCTCAGACAGGGTCGGGCGGACGATGGCGAACTCGTGCACGCTCCCACGGCGCAATGCCTCGGTGAGCAGGGCCTGCTCCGCGCCGGGACCCTGCAACTCGACCAGGGCCGTGGAGCCGTCGACGTCGTCCACGCGGACGTCGGGGAAATCGCGCACCCACCCGGCGTCGCCGTCCACGACGAGGCGATGGCGCAGGCGTCCTCGCGATTCGAGCTCGTCCTTGGTGCCGTCCGCCACCATCCGGCCCTCGGACAGGATCACCAGCCCGTCGCACAGCCGGTCGATCAGGTCGAGCTGGTGGCTGCTGAACAGCACGGGCACACCGCGGGCGGCCCGTTCGGCGAGCAGCCCGGCCATCTGGTCGACGGCCTTCGGGTCCAGGCCGCTGAAGGGCTCGTCCAGGATCAGTGCGATCGGGTTCGCCATCACCGCGGCAGCGATCTGGACGCGCTGCTGGTTGCCCAGGCTGAGCTTCTCCAGCTTGTCCTTCAGGCGATCGCCGAGCCCGAACCGCTCCATGAGCGAGGTGGCCTCGGCACGTGCGGCGGCGGCCGTCATGCCCTTCAGCCGTGCGATGTAGATCAGCTGGTCGACGATGGCCTGCTTGGGATACAGGCCCCGCTCCTCCGGCATGTAGCCGAAGTGTGCGCGGTCCTCGCGGGTGATCGGGCGGCCGTTCCAGGTGACGGTGCCCCCGTCGGGTGCCAACAGCCCCATGATCATGCGCATGGTCGTGGTCTTGCCGGCGCCATTGCCGCCGACGAAACCGATCATCTGGCCGGTGGGCACGTCGAACGACACGTCGTCGACGGCTTTCAGTTGCCCGAACGTTCGGGTGAGGTGGGATACCTCGAGCATCGATCGCCTCCTTGGTGGGATGCTCCCAGCCTGCCGGGCGCGCGCCGCGGGCGCATCGGCCACGCGACGGAGATCGGGAGTCCGTCGTTCGGGTGAGGCGGGGACGGGCCCTGCGAGCATCCGGTCCCTGAGCCTGCCCATCCGGTCCCCGAGCTTGTCCATCCGGTCCCTGAGCCTGTCCATCCGGTCTCTGAGCCTGTCGAAGGGCGACGGGCACCCGGCGTCGGTCAGCGGAGCAGGCCGCTGCGATAGGCCCACGCGACCGCCTGGACGCGGTCGCGCAGCCCGAGCTTGGTCAGGATGTTCGAGACGTGTGTCTTCACCGTGGCCTCGCCCACCACCAGTTCGGCAGCGATCTCCGCGTTCGACAGCCCGTACGCCATCTGGACGAGCACCTCGGTCTCACGCTCGGTGAGCTCGGCGCCGGCCGGGCCGGTGGGACGGCCCCGTGCGGAGGACGCCGGAACCGAGCCGGCGGGACGAGCCATCTGCGCGATCACGCGCGTGGTCACCTCGGGCGACAGGAGAGCGTGGCCGCGGGCCACCGCGTGAACCGCCTCGACGAGCATCTCCGGCCCCGCGTTCTTGAGCAGGAAGCCCGAGGCTCCGGCGTCGAGCGCGTCGAACAGGTAGTCGTCCCGGTCGAAGGTGGTGAGGATGACCACACGGGTGGTCCGCGCCACCTGCCTGGTCGCCTCGATGCCGTCCATCCCCGGCATCTGCACGTCCATGAGCACGACGTCGGGCGCCAGCCGCGCGACCTGCTCGACGGCGTCCACGCCGTTACCCGCCTCGCCGACGACCTCCACGTCGTCGGACACCGACAGGATCATGCGGAACCCGGTGCGGACGAGTTGCTGGTCGTCCACCAACAGAACACGGATGGGTGCGGGTGCGGTCACATCGTCAGGCAAGGGGGCAGTCCTCCGGCTCGTGCGCGAGCGGCAGGCGCACACGCACACGATAGCCGCCGGTCACCCTCGGCCCGATCTCGGCGGTTCCGCCGTGCGAGGCGACCCGCTCCCGGATGCCCATCTGGCCGAGCCCGGTGCCGCCGGTGCCCGGCAGGGAACGCCCGTCGTCGAGCACCTCGGCCTCCACCCAGCCCCCCGGGCGTCTCGTCCCGTGGGCGCGGATGACGACGCGGGCCTGCTGGGCCGTGGAATGCCGCTGCACGTTGGTGAGCGCCTCCTGGACGATGCGGTAGAGCGAGAGCTGCAACGGCAGTGGGACGTGGGTGAGGGCCTCGGGCTCGTCGATCGCCTCGGTGTAGGCGATCCGTAGCCCGGAAGCCTCCGTGATCTGCGCGAACAGGGCAGGCAGTTCGGCCAGTGAGGGCTCCGGCGCACGGGAGGCCGGCTCGGCGTCCTCCGTGGCCCCGCGGAGGGCCCCGAGCAGGCCCCGCATCTCACGCACGGCGGTGCGCGAGGAGTCCTCGATGGTCGACAGCGCTTCCCGTGCCTGGTCGGGATGCTTGTCGAGCAGGGTCCGCGCCGCGCCGGCCTGGATACCCATCACCGACACGTGATGCGCGACGACGTCGTGGAGTTCCCGTGCGATGCGCAGCCTCTCGGCCGTCACCGCCCTGCGCTGCAACTGGGCCGACTGCTCGGCGATGGTGGACGCCTGCTCGGCGA
It includes:
- a CDS encoding Type 1 glutamine amidotransferase-like domain-containing protein; its protein translation is MTTHIVTMGGGGFSMAPDGAPTNLDRYLVELTGRRSPLVCFAPTASADDPTYVRKFLTAYGTLGVRTMVLTLWTDAGASVARLEQADLVVVGGGHTVNLLALWKAHRVDQMLGRMAASGRDLVLAGLSAGGACWYTGCVTDSFGDYRPWPHGLGMLPGSFCPHWNGEPERHAVYTGAIASGELDAGYAADDGAALHWADGRLTDVVAEREGAGVLRLTASDEPASGGIVTEQLAVDLL
- a CDS encoding 5-(carboxyamino)imidazole ribonucleotide synthase; this translates as MSSSSHAAYAGRVSRSTTIGVIGGGQLARMMYAPAIALDVNLRLLAEGPDVGAARVFKDVTVGDYTDEAIVREFAAGCDVITFDHEHVPTRILRGLVDEGLLVRPGPEALEHAQDKLLMRERLTRTLDAPAPAWRRCPDEAALRAFGDEVGWPIIAKASRGGYDGHGVWKLDGPQDAAKPFAESLDASAGETVQIIGEEFVDFARELSVIVVRSPSGQAVAYPVSETVQRDGVCRETITPAPGLPDEQAAAITKLGLDIADDLRVVGVLAVELMQRTDGSVVVNELAMRPHNTGHWTIDGARTSQFENHLRAVLDLPLGDPRLRDDWCVMVNVLGGTVTDLTSELLHCFARDPRLRVEFYGKGVRPGRKVGHVVTYGENLDDVLGRARHAARYLMGEIREGQS
- the purE gene encoding 5-(carboxyamino)imidazole ribonucleotide mutase, which produces MTRPPLVGIVMGSDSDWPTMEPAGTALLEFGIGYEADVVSAHRMPEEMVTYGRQAHHRGLRVIIAGAGGAAHLPGMLAALTPLPVIGVPVPLKHLDGMDSLLSIVQMPGGVPVATVGVGNARNAGLLAVRILASGDQRLTERMIAFQSELRDQALAKGERVRQNSPGHV
- a CDS encoding MFS transporter — encoded protein: MPADTTGESRTTGDGSAPGQGGAVTGGLVPVLLVAACLRTPLSGVSPLVPRIGAQLGLSAPALGLLTTLPLLAFATVSPLAGWVSGRWGMGRTFTVFLSTLAVGILLRSAPGVGSLYTGTVLIGASIAFGNVLVPALIKRDYSASMSWLTGVYSAVMTGLAGVASGIAVPLSDALGQRWRPALAAALPLVVVALAVWIGRSRRLGETPLTVTRDDGSRGGRAAWAHLLRSPDAWAVAVFMGLQSTTFYMLLAWLPTIERNLGVSDAGAGAHLLVFQAVGVLAGLVVSRWMQQTTDHRVPAAVTGIAMVIGVAGLLARPQLLGLWIVITGLSQGSAIVVALALPGLRSQGPRQTARLAGMAQSLGYLMAAAGPTVAGWLGQSDGWDAVLIVVGALACVQAVVALPAGRHAG
- the ykgO gene encoding type B 50S ribosomal protein L36: MKVRSSLRSLKQQPGSKVVRRRGRVYVINKLNPRFKARQG
- a CDS encoding ABC transporter permease → MTSNAPTRTAPDQERQPPWLTVTIREVMVKLTDRAFVIGTFATLAMIVLAVAASVFFSSRPETMNVVVTSPESAAMAAAVGDAAHAADDRYSVDLTTVDTADAAESLVRDGDADVFVDQVDGRWQLTYDSSPDATFEQYFSQVLSSQTIAALAQEAGASPGDVAQAMGFDSETLGGDAAQGVIGYIAGLAFAVLFLMSSMTYGMQIAQSVIEEKQSRIVEILVSVIPVRQLLAGKVIGNTLLSFGQMVLMLGTALIGIGFTPFKDMLPSFSSAIGWFLLFFLAGFLALACVWAAAGAMGTRSEDLQQTSQPLIWVLMVVYMAGFLASGTAQVVLSFVPIASSVLMPVRLVQGTVAWWEPVVALLINVAFSVLTVLLGERIYRRALLQTQGRLTYKQALALTD
- a CDS encoding ABC transporter ATP-binding protein; this translates as MLEVSHLTRTFGQLKAVDDVSFDVPTGQMIGFVGGNGAGKTTTMRMIMGLLAPDGGTVTWNGRPITREDRAHFGYMPEERGLYPKQAIVDQLIYIARLKGMTAAAARAEATSLMERFGLGDRLKDKLEKLSLGNQQRVQIAAAVMANPIALILDEPFSGLDPKAVDQMAGLLAERAARGVPVLFSSHQLDLIDRLCDGLVILSEGRMVADGTKDELESRGRLRHRLVVDGDAGWVRDFPDVRVDDVDGSTALVELQGPGAEQALLTEALRRGSVHEFAIVRPTLSEIYREVTA
- a CDS encoding response regulator transcription factor, which translates into the protein MRVLLVDDQQLVRTGFRMILSVSDDVEVVGEAGNGVDAVEQVARLAPDVVLMDVQMPGMDGIEATRQVARTTRVVILTTFDRDDYLFDALDAGASGFLLKNAGPEMLVEAVHAVARGHALLSPEVTTRVIAQMARPAGSVPASSARGRPTGPAGAELTERETEVLVQMAYGLSNAEIAAELVVGEATVKTHVSNILTKLGLRDRVQAVAWAYRSGLLR
- a CDS encoding sensor histidine kinase, which encodes MRLGQRIATWFGTDDDFVRPPQRITRADVVLVVAFALIIAVNRELERPVTGAFLPDRPIWVEYLAIVTGAFLLLARRVWPTPVAALAFAHFFVTCTFIPEVGYTLLYQGICFFAIYSAAAWARDRRAGAVVLGAITIAMFGWVAWDVAVGSSLDSLREAVATGDEDLRPGILPPVVSMVLDTFLVNTLYVVGAIWLGRNAWWQARSQAVLAEQASTIAEQSAQLQRRAVTAERLRIARELHDVVAHHVSVMGIQAGAARTLLDKHPDQAREALSTIEDSSRTAVREMRGLLGALRGATEDAEPASRAPEPSLAELPALFAQITEASGLRIAYTEAIDEPEALTHVPLPLQLSLYRIVQEALTNVQRHSTAQQARVVIRAHGTRRPGGWVEAEVLDDGRSLPGTGGTGLGQMGIRERVASHGGTAEIGPRVTGGYRVRVRLPLAHEPEDCPLA